GGCGATACTGGTTGCGGCACCGGCGATACCGCCGAAGCCGAGAACGCCCGCAATGATGGCGATGATCAGGAATGTCAGAGCCCAGCTGAGCATGGGGTATCTCCTCTTCTCGTTATCGATTCGGCGCCGGCTGCGGCGCCACTTCCGGGGCGATCACCAAGG
The Pseudomonas triclosanedens DNA segment above includes these coding regions:
- a CDS encoding DUF1328 domain-containing protein, encoding MLSWALTFLIIAIIAGVLGFGGIAGAATSIAKILFVLFLVLFIVSFIFGRRRG